One region of Phycisphaerales bacterium genomic DNA includes:
- the serC gene encoding 3-phosphoserine/phosphohydroxythreonine transaminase, producing the protein MSAVAAKPSPVSNANSFNDPSSRCFNFSAGPGCLPEEVIQQAQQDLWNIAGSGVGICEHSHRAKVYDKILAEAEADCRKIGNIPANYKVLFLTGGATSQNFMVPANLLAQNETADYLTTGYWAEKSAEQAKLYGTINEAWDGRGSKHTYIPTDAEIKYSAKPSYVHMCSNNTIYGTEWRASETDASWRLPKVPAGVPLVCDMSSDLFCRPTDFTKFGLVYAGAQKNIGIAGTTLVVIHEDLLKRNPRELPLMLQYRVHAKDESRHNTPPVFAIYFSGLVFKWILKQGGLEALFKRNVEKAQLIYDVLDSSSFYKAHARKDSRSLMNITFRCPTAELDDKFIAEAKAQGMDQLKGHRATGGMRASTYNAFPRAGCEALAQFMREFERKNG; encoded by the coding sequence ATGAGCGCTGTCGCCGCGAAGCCGAGCCCTGTGTCGAACGCCAACAGCTTCAATGACCCGAGCAGCCGGTGCTTCAACTTCTCGGCGGGGCCTGGGTGTCTGCCGGAGGAGGTGATCCAGCAGGCGCAGCAGGACCTGTGGAACATCGCGGGCTCGGGCGTGGGCATCTGCGAGCACAGCCACCGCGCGAAGGTGTACGACAAAATCCTGGCGGAGGCGGAGGCGGACTGCCGCAAGATCGGCAACATCCCGGCGAACTACAAGGTGCTGTTCCTGACCGGCGGGGCGACGAGCCAGAACTTCATGGTGCCGGCGAACCTGCTGGCGCAGAACGAGACGGCCGACTACCTGACCACCGGCTACTGGGCGGAGAAGAGCGCGGAGCAGGCGAAGCTGTACGGCACGATCAACGAGGCGTGGGACGGGCGGGGCAGCAAGCACACGTACATCCCGACCGACGCGGAGATCAAGTACTCGGCGAAGCCCAGCTACGTGCACATGTGCAGCAACAACACAATCTACGGCACCGAGTGGCGGGCCAGCGAGACGGACGCGTCGTGGCGGCTGCCCAAGGTGCCCGCGGGCGTGCCGCTGGTGTGCGACATGTCCAGCGACCTGTTCTGCCGGCCGACGGACTTCACGAAGTTCGGGCTGGTGTACGCGGGGGCGCAGAAGAACATCGGCATCGCGGGGACGACGCTGGTGGTGATCCATGAGGACCTGCTGAAGCGCAACCCGCGCGAGCTGCCGCTGATGCTGCAGTACCGCGTGCACGCCAAGGACGAGAGCCGCCACAACACCCCGCCGGTGTTCGCGATCTACTTCAGCGGGCTGGTGTTCAAGTGGATCCTCAAGCAGGGCGGGCTCGAGGCGCTGTTCAAGCGGAACGTGGAGAAGGCGCAGCTGATCTACGACGTGCTGGACTCGAGCAGCTTCTACAAGGCCCACGCCCGCAAGGACAGCCGCTCGCTGATGAACATCACCTTCCGCTGCCCCACGGCCGAGCTGGACGACAAGTTCATCGCCGAGGCGAAGGCCCAGGGGATGGACCAGCTCAAGGGCCACCGGGCGACGGGCGGCATGCGCGCGAGCACGTATAACGCGTTCCCGCGGGCGGGGTGCGAGGCTTTGGCGCAGTTCATGCGGGAGTTCGAGCGGAAGAACGGGTAA
- a CDS encoding rod shape-determining protein MreC, whose translation MLQNAKTRQLLPLTFVILVLLAFTPVRWVSWLSSFSQLMQTLVAPVSHPLAGLSRWLSPADRGPPDPEAVRALEDTIEETKVQLYQALSENDRLRAMVKELQRGMALDPDLRVLQITVPVIGSAGDMADPMLTVRAGRKQGVDRNTIATAHGLQLVGRVVDAGDRTATVAPITSKSSGGLSAVILLDESSASGLACTLLARGDGTLHGDVEDRYDTATNQPIEPKVGAEVRLRDPNHWPRSAQMLLVGRVESVEPSPKQPLRKVVTVRPTIPNLERVSEVYLRIVPESDAPAPAGTHAGAKR comes from the coding sequence GTGCTGCAGAACGCGAAAACGCGCCAGCTCCTTCCCCTCACCTTCGTCATCCTGGTGCTGCTCGCCTTCACGCCCGTCCGCTGGGTCTCGTGGCTGTCGAGCTTCAGCCAGCTCATGCAGACGCTGGTAGCGCCCGTGTCGCACCCGCTCGCGGGTCTTTCTCGCTGGCTCAGCCCCGCGGACCGCGGCCCGCCCGACCCCGAGGCCGTGCGGGCCCTCGAGGACACCATCGAAGAGACCAAGGTCCAGCTCTATCAGGCCCTCTCCGAGAACGACCGCCTCCGCGCCATGGTCAAGGAGCTCCAGCGCGGCATGGCCCTGGACCCCGACCTCCGCGTGCTGCAGATCACCGTGCCGGTCATCGGCTCCGCCGGCGACATGGCCGACCCGATGCTCACCGTCCGCGCGGGCCGCAAGCAGGGGGTTGACCGCAACACCATTGCCACCGCCCACGGCCTGCAGCTCGTCGGGCGCGTCGTCGATGCCGGCGACCGCACCGCCACCGTCGCGCCGATCACCAGCAAGTCCAGCGGCGGGCTTTCGGCCGTGATCCTGCTCGACGAGAGCTCCGCCAGCGGCCTCGCCTGCACCCTCCTCGCCCGAGGCGACGGCACGCTCCACGGCGACGTCGAGGACCGCTACGACACCGCCACCAACCAGCCCATCGAGCCCAAGGTCGGCGCCGAAGTCCGCCTCCGCGACCCCAACCACTGGCCGCGCTCGGCCCAGATGCTGCTCGTCGGTCGCGTCGAGTCCGTCGAGCCCAGCCCCAAGCAGCCGCTCCGCAAGGTGGTCACCGTTCGGCCCACCATCCCGAACCTGGAGCGTGTAAGCGAGGTGTACCTCCGCATCGTGCCTGAGAGCGACGCCCCCGCGCCGGCGGGAACACACGCGGGGGCCAAGCGATGA
- a CDS encoding rod shape-determining protein translates to MSALKRADAVFLDRVLNLFSVDMGIDLGTCNTLVSVRGQGIVLNEPSVVAVRKGTNQVLKNGEAVGWVAKEMLGKTPGSITAVRPLKDGVISDFEITEAMLSYFIRKVNGKSKIFGPRVVISVPSGITAVEKRAVFDSAERAGARRTYLIEEPIAAAIGAGLPFAEATASMIVDIGGGTTEVAIMSLADIATCESVRVAGDDMDEAIINHMKRSYNMMIGEQTAERIKIEIGSAAPVEAETTMEVRGRDMISGLPRKTTVTSEEIREALQEPVTAICEAVTRTLERAEPELAADLVENGICMAGGGSLLRGLTNMVQKATGLDTRLAEDPLTCVARGTCIYLEHLEEWKSTLEDDLAV, encoded by the coding sequence GTGAGCGCATTGAAAAGGGCCGACGCCGTGTTCCTCGACCGAGTCTTAAACCTGTTCAGCGTCGATATGGGGATCGACCTGGGCACCTGCAACACGCTCGTGAGCGTGCGTGGGCAGGGCATCGTCCTCAACGAGCCTTCGGTGGTGGCCGTGCGCAAGGGCACCAATCAGGTCCTCAAGAACGGCGAGGCCGTGGGCTGGGTGGCCAAGGAGATGCTGGGCAAGACCCCCGGCTCCATCACCGCCGTGCGGCCGCTGAAGGACGGGGTGATCTCCGACTTTGAGATCACCGAGGCGATGCTGAGCTACTTCATCAGGAAGGTGAACGGCAAGAGCAAGATCTTCGGGCCGCGGGTGGTCATCTCGGTGCCCAGCGGCATCACCGCGGTCGAGAAGCGGGCGGTGTTCGACTCCGCCGAGCGCGCGGGAGCGAGAAGGACCTACCTGATCGAGGAGCCCATCGCGGCCGCCATTGGCGCCGGGCTGCCCTTCGCCGAGGCCACCGCCTCGATGATCGTCGACATCGGCGGTGGCACGACCGAGGTGGCCATCATGTCGCTCGCGGACATCGCCACCTGCGAGAGCGTCCGCGTCGCCGGCGACGATATGGACGAGGCGATCATCAACCACATGAAGCGCTCGTACAACATGATGATCGGCGAGCAGACCGCCGAGCGGATCAAGATCGAGATCGGGTCGGCCGCGCCGGTCGAGGCCGAGACCACCATGGAGGTCCGCGGGCGCGACATGATCAGCGGCCTGCCCCGCAAGACCACGGTGACCAGCGAGGAGATCCGCGAGGCCCTGCAGGAGCCGGTCACGGCCATCTGCGAGGCCGTGACCCGCACGCTGGAGCGGGCCGAGCCCGAGCTCGCGGCCGACCTCGTCGAGAACGGCATCTGCATGGCCGGCGGCGGCAGCCTGCTCCGCGGCCTCACCAACATGGTGCAGAAGGCCACCGGCCTGGACACCCGCCTCGCCGAGGACCCCCTCACCTGCGTCGCCCGCGGCACGTGCATCTACCTCGAGCACCTCGAGGAGTGGAAGAGCACCCTCGAGGACGACCTGGCGGTGTAA
- a CDS encoding VCBS repeat-containing protein gives MKTTRSCTTLALLAPLALAAAAGAGINFQAPVNFTMTYRPEGVIIADLFGGPENEMAIALDSPQRVIVFSSTLNEVGSYSIGGSGVRDMAASDVDGDGDLDVALIMHNNNAVRFMLNNGERLVAGPSAPVGSNARGMTTADFDGDGDTDFALANRDNNTFSVVTDTGAATFASAAFPSGDEPRQVAAGLFDGDAFPDLVCANHDSDTLTIHRNNGAGGFVLAATLNEFSDSPEGVATGDVDDDGDVDFVVATDRVVVYKNDGTGAFTRSGSFVTGGIDPSHMVMGDLDGDGDLDVAVANETSGTVSLLENTGTGSFLAPVVIATGLHPDGVAIGDLNGDGAADLAVTNRDSDSVSVLLNNNAPVPPLPVRFCPSDFNRDGDNATDQDIEAFFACIGGHCCETCPTPDVNMDGDTATDQDIEAFFRMIGGHC, from the coding sequence ATGAAGACCACCCGCAGCTGCACGACCCTCGCCCTGCTCGCACCCCTGGCCCTGGCGGCCGCTGCCGGGGCCGGGATCAACTTCCAGGCCCCGGTGAACTTCACCATGACCTACCGGCCCGAGGGCGTGATCATCGCGGACCTGTTCGGCGGGCCGGAGAACGAGATGGCGATCGCCCTGGACAGCCCGCAGCGGGTGATCGTGTTCAGCAGCACGCTCAACGAGGTGGGGTCGTACTCGATCGGCGGCTCGGGGGTGCGGGACATGGCCGCGAGCGATGTGGACGGCGACGGCGACCTCGACGTCGCCCTCATCATGCACAACAACAACGCGGTGCGGTTCATGCTCAACAACGGGGAGCGGCTGGTGGCGGGGCCGTCGGCGCCGGTGGGCAGCAACGCCCGCGGCATGACCACGGCGGACTTTGACGGCGACGGCGACACCGACTTTGCCCTGGCCAACCGCGACAACAACACCTTCAGCGTGGTGACCGACACGGGCGCTGCGACCTTCGCGTCGGCGGCCTTCCCCAGCGGCGACGAGCCGCGGCAGGTGGCGGCGGGGCTGTTCGACGGCGACGCCTTCCCCGACCTGGTGTGCGCCAACCACGACAGCGACACGCTGACCATCCACCGCAACAACGGCGCGGGCGGGTTCGTGCTCGCGGCGACGCTCAACGAGTTCAGCGACAGCCCCGAGGGCGTGGCCACCGGCGACGTTGACGACGACGGCGACGTGGACTTCGTGGTGGCGACCGACCGCGTGGTGGTCTACAAGAACGACGGCACCGGCGCCTTCACTCGGTCGGGCTCGTTCGTGACCGGCGGGATCGACCCTTCGCACATGGTGATGGGCGACCTCGATGGCGACGGCGACCTGGATGTGGCGGTCGCGAACGAGACAAGCGGCACGGTGTCGCTGCTGGAGAACACGGGGACGGGCTCGTTCCTGGCGCCGGTGGTGATCGCGACAGGCCTGCACCCCGACGGGGTTGCGATCGGTGACCTCAACGGCGACGGGGCCGCGGACCTGGCGGTCACCAACCGCGACAGCGACAGCGTGAGCGTGCTGCTGAACAACAACGCCCCGGTGCCGCCGCTGCCGGTGCGGTTCTGCCCCAGCGACTTCAACCGCGACGGGGACAACGCAACGGACCAGGACATCGAGGCGTTCTTCGCGTGCATCGGCGGGCACTGCTGCGAGACGTGCCCCACGCCCGACGTGAACATGGACGGCGACACCGCGACGGACCAGGACATCGAAGCGTTCTTCCGCATGATCGGCGGGCACTGCTGA
- a CDS encoding cation diffusion facilitator family transporter: MAPAPSVQASNRRARTLVFAGLATNVTLAALKLGAGIVGNSYALIADAIESLADIFGSAVIWVGLRVAARPRSERHPYGYGKAESLAALIVALLMFGAGIGICIEAIREIRTPHHAPAWWTLLVLAGTVIVKESLFRAVRRAAKDTTSAAVETDAWHHRADAITSAAAFIGIAIALIGGRGYEQADDWAALFAAAMIFINASLLIGGPVRELLDVTSPEEVETASAIAARVPGVVTVHKVFARKSGTQYWLDMHVWVDPAMTVRDAHTLAHAVKDAIREANPRISDVLIHVEPAAERPNTEGTEG; encoded by the coding sequence ATGGCCCCCGCGCCCTCCGTGCAAGCCAGCAATCGCCGCGCCCGGACGCTGGTATTCGCCGGGCTCGCGACTAACGTGACGCTGGCCGCGCTCAAGCTCGGCGCGGGCATCGTCGGCAACTCCTACGCCCTCATCGCCGACGCCATCGAGTCGCTCGCCGACATCTTCGGCTCCGCCGTGATCTGGGTCGGCCTCCGCGTCGCAGCCCGTCCCCGCAGCGAGCGCCACCCCTACGGCTACGGCAAGGCCGAGTCGCTCGCCGCCCTCATCGTCGCCCTACTGATGTTCGGCGCGGGCATCGGCATCTGCATTGAGGCGATCCGCGAGATCCGCACGCCGCACCACGCCCCCGCGTGGTGGACGCTGCTCGTGCTCGCCGGCACGGTCATCGTCAAAGAGTCGCTCTTCCGCGCCGTCCGCCGCGCGGCGAAGGACACCACCAGCGCCGCCGTGGAGACCGACGCCTGGCACCACCGCGCCGACGCCATCACCTCCGCCGCGGCCTTCATCGGCATCGCCATCGCCCTCATCGGCGGGCGCGGCTACGAGCAGGCCGACGACTGGGCCGCCCTCTTCGCCGCAGCCATGATTTTCATCAACGCCTCGCTCCTCATCGGCGGCCCCGTCCGCGAGCTGCTCGACGTGACCAGCCCCGAGGAGGTTGAGACCGCGTCAGCGATCGCCGCCCGCGTTCCGGGCGTGGTCACCGTGCACAAGGTCTTCGCCCGCAAAAGCGGCACGCAGTACTGGCTCGACATGCACGTGTGGGTCGACCCCGCCATGACTGTCCGCGACGCCCACACCCTCGCCCACGCCGTGAAGGATGCGATCCGCGAGGCCAACCCCCGCATCAGCGACGTCCTCATCCACGTCGAACCCGCGGCGGAAAGGCCGAACACAGAGGGCACGGAGGGTTGA
- a CDS encoding putative sugar nucleotidyl transferase: MTSAHVFDDGLPLLAPLTDLRPSFDVRTGALTNLERLSRVLSLRISSLQVPARLAPLIAKRHSIPVNTPITGTSPVLLINGRAVVPAPRMLELQCGESLVESRSGDLIAACLDPAAAQHFITDRVAPPLRQTSIDTPTLLARPWHVRTFRDAALAMDLELLAEDQPHALTSTEQPAQGRRYDPAPGTLHLGGNVVIAPTAKVYPGVVLDSEHGPIHIADHATIRPGAILIGPCYVGPHCTVLERATIRQGTAIGPWCKVNGEVGGTVFQGYANKAHDGYLGDAYVGEWVNLGAGTTVSNLLNTYGEVITRATPRSSNERTGETFLGPVIGDHVKTAICTRIMTGSILHTGSMFATTAPVSGCVPAFTWATDEGKRTYRLDKFLEVAQAAMGRRKVELSEHYRAVLAALHAGASTPA; encoded by the coding sequence ATGACCTCCGCCCACGTCTTCGACGATGGCCTCCCGCTCCTTGCCCCGCTCACCGACCTGCGCCCCAGCTTTGACGTCCGGACGGGCGCCCTGACCAACCTCGAGCGCCTGAGCCGCGTCCTAAGCCTCCGAATCAGTTCGCTCCAGGTCCCCGCCCGCCTTGCGCCGCTCATCGCCAAGCGCCACTCGATCCCCGTCAACACCCCGATCACCGGCACCAGCCCCGTCCTGCTTATCAACGGTCGCGCCGTGGTGCCCGCGCCGCGGATGCTCGAGCTCCAGTGCGGCGAGTCGCTGGTTGAATCACGTTCCGGCGACCTCATCGCCGCCTGCCTCGACCCCGCCGCGGCCCAGCACTTCATCACTGACCGCGTCGCCCCACCACTGCGGCAAACCTCGATCGACACGCCCACGCTCCTCGCCCGCCCCTGGCACGTCCGCACCTTCCGCGACGCCGCGCTCGCGATGGACCTCGAGCTCCTCGCCGAGGATCAGCCGCACGCCCTCACCAGCACCGAGCAGCCCGCGCAGGGCCGCCGCTACGACCCCGCGCCCGGCACGCTGCACCTGGGTGGCAACGTCGTCATCGCGCCCACGGCGAAGGTCTACCCCGGCGTCGTCCTCGACAGCGAGCACGGCCCCATCCACATCGCCGACCACGCCACCATCCGCCCCGGCGCCATCCTCATCGGCCCCTGCTACGTCGGCCCGCACTGCACCGTGCTCGAGCGCGCCACCATCCGCCAGGGCACCGCGATCGGCCCCTGGTGCAAGGTCAACGGTGAGGTCGGCGGCACCGTCTTCCAGGGGTACGCGAACAAGGCCCACGACGGCTACCTCGGCGACGCCTACGTGGGCGAGTGGGTCAACCTCGGCGCCGGCACCACCGTCTCCAACCTGCTCAACACCTACGGTGAGGTCATCACCCGCGCCACGCCCCGCAGCAGCAACGAGCGCACCGGCGAGACCTTCCTCGGCCCCGTCATCGGCGATCACGTCAAGACCGCCATCTGCACCCGCATCATGACCGGCTCAATCCTGCACACCGGCAGCATGTTCGCCACCACTGCCCCCGTATCCGGCTGCGTCCCCGCCTTCACCTGGGCCACCGACGAGGGCAAACGCACCTACCGCCTCGACAAGTTCCTCGAGGTCGCGCAGGCCGCCATGGGCCGCCGCAAGGTCGAGCTCTCCGAGCACTACAGGGCCGTGCTTGCAGCCCTCCACGCCGGGGCCTCAACCCCCGCCTGA
- a CDS encoding HAD family phosphatase, translated as MPALLFDFDGVLVDSEPMHEAALLAALNEVGMTFTHEQYLAKLMGFGDFDCFNAVAAMQGRTLTSDDHADLARRKWTHAQRAIAAGAVKPYDATINLLREASQSLPTAICSGALRHEICAILEQLGVAHLPRVITTADDTPRSKPHPAPYRLTCDRLGIPPRECVTIEDTPKGIASAKAAGVRVVGVCHSLPAERLSEADLIVNSTADLTLSQLLQLL; from the coding sequence ATGCCCGCCCTCCTCTTCGACTTCGACGGCGTCCTCGTTGACAGCGAGCCCATGCACGAGGCTGCCCTGCTGGCCGCGCTCAACGAGGTCGGCATGACCTTCACGCACGAGCAGTACCTCGCGAAGCTCATGGGCTTTGGCGACTTCGACTGCTTCAACGCCGTCGCAGCGATGCAGGGCCGCACGCTCACCAGCGATGACCATGCCGACCTCGCCCGCCGCAAGTGGACTCACGCCCAGCGCGCCATCGCCGCCGGCGCTGTGAAGCCCTACGACGCCACCATCAACCTCCTCCGTGAAGCGAGCCAATCCCTCCCCACCGCCATCTGCTCCGGCGCCCTCCGCCACGAGATCTGCGCGATCCTGGAGCAACTCGGCGTCGCCCATCTCCCCCGCGTCATCACCACCGCCGACGACACGCCGCGCAGCAAGCCCCACCCCGCTCCGTACCGGCTCACTTGCGACCGCCTGGGGATCCCGCCCCGCGAGTGCGTCACCATCGAGGACACCCCCAAGGGCATCGCCAGCGCCAAGGCCGCGGGCGTCAGGGTGGTCGGCGTCTGCCACTCACTCCCCGCCGAGCGGCTGAGCGAAGCCGACCTCATCGTGAACTCCACCGCAGACCTCACGCTCTCGCAACTCTTGCAGCTCCTCTAG
- a CDS encoding 3-phosphoglycerate dehydrogenase, whose protein sequence is MKVLVADKFEQVGIDGLKALGCEVIYDAAAGPKMGEVVGAVDPDILVVRSSKVPGAALEKASRLKVIIRAGAGVDNIDVPAATSRRIQVCNCPGMNAVAVAELAMGLLICCDRRIPDQCVELKNGKWNKKAFAKGKGLKGMTLGVIGVGAIGQEVIKRAVAFGMDVVVWSRSITAQHAQALNARLGGNTTPDLIELAKTCDAITVHLPAAPSTNKLFGKQFFDAMKPGAYFINTSRGSLVDEAALREAVQNKGTRAGLDVYENQPAETEAPMDNATAKLAGVYTTHHVGASTDQAQLAVAQEVVRIVQVYKEKGKVDNSVNP, encoded by the coding sequence ATGAAGGTGCTGGTTGCAGACAAGTTCGAGCAGGTTGGGATCGATGGACTGAAGGCGCTGGGGTGCGAGGTCATTTACGACGCCGCGGCGGGGCCGAAGATGGGCGAGGTGGTCGGGGCGGTTGATCCCGACATCCTGGTGGTGCGGTCGAGCAAGGTGCCGGGGGCGGCGCTGGAGAAGGCGTCGCGGCTGAAGGTCATCATCCGCGCGGGGGCGGGGGTGGACAACATCGACGTGCCCGCGGCCACGAGCCGGCGGATCCAGGTGTGCAACTGCCCGGGCATGAACGCGGTTGCGGTGGCGGAGCTGGCGATGGGGCTCTTGATCTGCTGCGACCGGCGGATCCCGGACCAGTGCGTCGAGCTCAAGAACGGCAAGTGGAACAAGAAGGCGTTCGCGAAGGGCAAGGGCCTGAAGGGGATGACGCTGGGCGTGATCGGTGTGGGCGCGATCGGGCAGGAGGTCATCAAGCGGGCGGTGGCGTTCGGCATGGACGTTGTGGTGTGGTCGCGGTCGATCACGGCGCAGCACGCGCAGGCGCTCAACGCTCGGCTGGGCGGGAACACGACACCGGACCTGATCGAACTCGCGAAGACGTGCGACGCGATCACGGTGCACCTGCCGGCGGCGCCGAGCACGAACAAGCTGTTCGGCAAGCAGTTCTTCGATGCGATGAAGCCGGGGGCGTACTTCATCAACACGAGCCGCGGCAGCCTGGTGGACGAGGCGGCGCTGCGCGAGGCGGTGCAGAACAAGGGCACCCGCGCGGGGCTGGATGTTTATGAGAACCAGCCCGCGGAGACGGAAGCGCCGATGGACAACGCCACGGCGAAGCTCGCTGGTGTTTACACCACGCACCACGTGGGGGCGTCGACTGACCAGGCGCAGCTGGCGGTGGCGCAGGAAGTGGTGCGGATCGTGCAGGTGTACAAGGAGAAGGGGAAGGTGGACAACTCGGTGAATCCCTGA
- a CDS encoding glycosyltransferase family 9 protein, whose product MHAAERILIIRTSALGDVVRAFPALVSLRRAYPRAQIDWLVADTFVPAVQFHPDLSRVVPFPQSTIKAALRRGHFSDVLQWADRELASRRYDISIDFQGLLKSGLLTFATRAPTRVGFADAREGATLFYTHKVHVPGGRAAPHIDRNAALIRALGVGPTFAPRLYPAPPGAPLPHDPQLAGKRYVLLSPTTKGLGRAWPMDRYAALARHLLEHRARLYIDAVVAVGLASERSQCAPLLAVHGLTDRVGHTTIPSLMQLIADAALVVCNDSAAMHMAVGFDRPLVALFGPTDVGHAGPHRRPQDVITHRQPHEHVRHRDTARAVAYMHRITVEEVIAACEQRLQTQNTEVTKK is encoded by the coding sequence GTGCACGCAGCCGAGCGCATCCTGATCATCCGCACCAGCGCCTTGGGCGACGTCGTTCGTGCCTTTCCCGCCCTGGTCAGCCTCCGCCGCGCCTACCCGCGCGCACAGATCGATTGGTTGGTCGCCGACACCTTCGTCCCCGCCGTCCAGTTCCACCCCGACCTCTCGCGCGTGGTCCCGTTCCCGCAGAGCACAATCAAGGCCGCCCTCCGGCGCGGACACTTCAGCGACGTCCTGCAATGGGCCGACCGCGAACTCGCGTCCCGCCGCTACGACATCTCGATCGACTTCCAGGGCCTGCTCAAGAGCGGCCTGCTCACCTTCGCCACCCGCGCCCCCACGCGCGTGGGCTTCGCCGACGCCCGCGAGGGCGCCACGCTCTTCTACACGCACAAGGTTCACGTCCCCGGCGGACGCGCAGCCCCGCACATCGACCGCAACGCTGCCCTCATCCGCGCCCTCGGCGTCGGGCCCACCTTCGCCCCCCGCCTCTACCCCGCACCACCCGGTGCCCCGCTCCCACATGACCCCCAACTCGCGGGCAAGCGCTACGTCCTGCTCTCCCCCACCACCAAGGGCCTCGGCCGCGCCTGGCCCATGGACCGCTACGCCGCCCTCGCCCGCCACCTGCTCGAGCACCGCGCCCGCCTCTACATCGACGCCGTGGTCGCCGTCGGCCTCGCCAGCGAGCGCTCGCAGTGCGCCCCGCTCCTCGCCGTCCACGGCCTCACCGACCGTGTCGGCCACACCACCATCCCCTCGTTGATGCAGCTGATCGCCGACGCCGCGCTCGTCGTCTGCAACGACTCCGCCGCCATGCACATGGCCGTGGGCTTCGACCGCCCACTCGTCGCCCTCTTTGGCCCCACCGACGTCGGTCACGCCGGCCCCCACCGCCGCCCGCAGGATGTGATCACGCACCGACAGCCCCACGAGCACGTCCGCCACCGCGACACCGCCCGTGCCGTGGCCTACATGCACCGCATCACCGTCGAAGAGGTCATCGCCGCGTGCGAGCAGCGTCTCCAAACGCAGAACACAGAGGTCACAAAGAAGTGA
- a CDS encoding DUF3592 domain-containing protein — protein sequence MKFVGSLIIAVVFLTIGLGLGLFGGTWAELARTANAPAPTTVQGVIESVGAPIKKSGRRRSSYILPVAYRFEHQGVEYRGETVGRHHTRLSSRLRRSEMEQLQRTLTAGSPATIAFEAADPARNYIPVPSLDARNQRGLYIGSIIAAALTLIGVVSLFDAGRKLMAGRPTYPKPGRELHEIPRQPLINRDGR from the coding sequence GTGAAGTTTGTCGGCTCACTCATCATCGCTGTCGTCTTTCTCACCATCGGGCTGGGCCTCGGCCTCTTTGGCGGCACCTGGGCCGAGCTCGCCCGCACCGCCAACGCCCCCGCGCCGACGACCGTCCAGGGCGTCATCGAGTCCGTCGGCGCGCCGATCAAGAAGTCCGGCCGCCGCCGCTCGTCCTACATCCTTCCCGTCGCCTACCGCTTCGAGCACCAGGGCGTGGAGTACCGCGGCGAAACCGTCGGCCGCCACCACACCCGCCTCTCCAGCCGCCTCCGCCGCTCCGAGATGGAGCAGCTCCAGCGCACGCTGACCGCGGGCTCGCCGGCGACCATCGCCTTCGAGGCCGCGGACCCTGCCCGCAACTACATCCCCGTCCCTTCGCTTGACGCCCGCAACCAGCGCGGCCTCTACATCGGCAGCATCATCGCCGCCGCCCTCACGCTCATCGGCGTGGTCAGCCTTTTCGACGCCGGCCGCAAGCTCATGGCCGGACGACCGACGTACCCCAAGCCCGGGCGCGAGCTGCACGAGATCCCGCGCCAGCCGCTCATCAACCGCGACGGCCGCTGA